Within Triticum dicoccoides isolate Atlit2015 ecotype Zavitan chromosome 1B, WEW_v2.0, whole genome shotgun sequence, the genomic segment acaataaaaaacagcaaggtagcaagtaacaaaagtgagcacaaatggtattgcaatgcttgaaaatgaggcctagggtccgtactttcacaagTGCAATCTCTCaaaaatgctaatataattggatcctaTAACCATCccccaacgtgcgatgaagaatcactccaaagttcttatctagtggagaacataagaagaaaatgtttgtagggtacgaaaccacctcaaagttatcctttccgatcgatctatccaagagtccgtactaaaataacacaaagttatcctttctgatcgatctatctaagagttcgtactaaaataacaccatatgatacacatcaaccaactctaatgccacctagatactccaatgtcaccgcgagtatccgtgagttgattatacgatatgcatcaaacaatttcagattcataatactcaatccaacacaaagaacctcaaaaagtgccccaagatttctatcggagaaacaaggacgaaaacgtgcatcaacccctacgcatagattaccccattgtcacctctggAATCCGtgggttgagtgccaaaacatatgtcaagtgaatcaatatgataccccattgtcaccacgggtattcatagcaagaaaaacatcaagtgctctcaaatccataaaagtattcaattcgataaaagtgaaatctcaaagggaaaactcaattcatcacaacaagatagagagggagaaataccatatgatccaactatattaacaaaagatggcctccggtgatgatttcccctccggcagggtgtaggAACAGGGTCCAGATTGATTTTTCatcgctacagaggcttgcgacggaggaacttctgatctaggttaactttCAGGGGTTTCTTAATATATAGGATTTTCTAGCGTTGGAATCATGCAAAGATGGGCTtgagggggcccgccacccacctgggcatgccagggggctggcgcgccctggtgtcttgtgggcagcagggcccccctctggtgtttctttgctccattatttctcttttctttcaaaaaaatcgtcaaaaagttttgtccaatttcgagaacttatatttctacacaaaaacaacaccatggtagttctactgaaaacaacgtcagtccgggttagtcccaTTCAACTCATACCAAAactatataaaattgttgtaaacatggtgtgaatacttcataaattatagatacgttggagacgtatcacaatccCTGTATCCTGTGAACCAAATTTTCTCCAGAAGCAGTTCTTGAGGTAGGTATTAATCTGTTGAACCACAGAGGCTGGTAGTGTTAGGTTGCTCATGAAAAAAGTTGGCATGCTTGTGAAAACAGACTTGATCAAGGTCAGTTTGTCTCCATTAGATAGCATGTAGAGCAGCCTAGTAGCCTGTCTTCAATTCTCTTAATCATGGGCATAAAATCTTCTATTCTGGGTTTACTGAGGCAGAGTGGGAGGCTAAGGTAGGTATGTGGGAAAGAACCAATCTTGCATCCAAATAGAGTGGATAGTTCCTGCATTTTCTGGTCTGGAGTGTAAATGGGTATCATGATGGATTTGACATAATTCACCTTTAGACCAGTGTAGGCTTCAAAATGAAGTAAGAGGTTCTCGATATGATTCAATTATCAGACATCAGCTTGGGTTACCataatggtatcatctgcatattgaatgaTAGGGAATTCTGGGCAGGAGTGATGTATCAATGGAGAGAAGACAAGGGAATTTCTCATAGCCTCATTAAGCATAGATTGGAGAAGGTCTGCTGCCAATACAAAATTAATGGTGAGAGAGGGTCCCCCTGTCTGACTCCTTTATTGCATAATAATTGCTTCCCTGGCACATTATTGAGCAGAATAGAAGAGAAACAAGTGATGTAAATCATATCAATCCAGTGCAACCATTTCTCTCCAAATCCTTTGGCTATGAGAATTTCAATCAGGGTTTTGTGGTTCAACATGTCAAATGCCTTCTCAAAATCAAGCTTAAGGAGGATAGTTTCCTTCTTAGACTGTTTACATTGGTGGATATACTCATAGGACCAGGCCAAGCAATCTTGTATGCATCTATTATTGAGGAAGCCATGTTGATTCCTATGGAGCAACTTAAGGATCACTTTTTGCAATCTGTTGGCCAAGAGTTGGTAATAATTTTCAGGGTGCAGTTAAGCAAGGATATTGGCCTGAAATCACCAGGCGTGGCCGCAGAATCTTTCTTGGGTATCAGCGTGATAATGGATTAGTTGATGCACTGAATGTTCACTACGCCTTGATGAAAATCTTCAATCAGCTTGTAAAAGTATGGTGCTACAAATATCCCAACATCTTTTAAGGAAAGCTGCATTGAAACCATCTTGTCCAGGTGATTTATCAGCAGGCATATGCTTAATGATCTCATCAATTTCAGCTTTAGTGAATGGTGCCTCTAGATCATGTAGGTCCCCATGGTGCTGTAGCAGGGAATGCAGTTTGAGTGGGTTCTGGCTGGGAGTGGTTGTGCTTAATCTCTCCTTAAAAGCTCTATGGAGGATAGCAGCTTTAGTCTGGTGATCACTATGTTCTTGTCCTATTTCATCTCTCAGCATGGCAATCTGGTTATTTCTGTGTTTGATGGTAGCCTTAGCTTGGATTTTTTTTGTATTAGCTTCACCCACTTTGATTCTTCTGATGGTGGCACTTTGCTTCCAATAGATTCTTTGATTTTCTAGAATTTGAGCCAAATATTCTTTAAGGATCATCCTGCCATTATATTCAGCTAAGGAGAGAGGTCTGAATTCTTCCATGGTATCATAGCAGAGAATCAGATAGTTGGTATCTGTGATTATTTTCTTCAGATCATAAAGTGCTCTGGCCCAAATTTTCAGTCCCTTCCTCAGTCTTTTGAAGTTGGCATCAATGATTTTAGCACTGTCAGTCTCAGCAATGTCCTGTTCCCAAATGGACTTCACCACCTCTTTAAATTGATTGTTTTCCATCCAGTAGTTCCCAAATCTGAATATCTTTGCTCTGGGGATAGAAGTTCCAATTTTAATCATAATAGGGACATGAACACCAGTCTAATTTCTCTAGAAGGGGTGCTTCCTGCATATGCTCCATGTAAAAGTTCTTCCTTTCAATGGAATTTCAGTTAGTGCTTGGTGATTGATGGCTTCATGAAATAGAAGCATGTCTTGAATGCTCCCTCCCTCTCTGCTCCTGTTATGTGGATATCTCACATAGTTGAAGTTCCCCAAAATCATCCAGTTGGCATCATCTTCCATTTGATAATTATGGAACCAGTTAATGAATTCAGGTCTGATGTTAGGTTGGTAGGGACCGTAGACATTTGTCAGATACCATGATTCCCCCGACTGTGTGGATGTAAAATGAACAATGATAGAAAAATCATTAACATGAAAGAGTTGTCCCTGAAAGTGATGTTCTGACTATGCAATCAGCAAACCCCTTGAGGCCCAGTGGACGGCAGAAATTCAAATTTGGATAGCCGTCTCGGACAAAAATTTCTAAGATACAAATTATCAAAGTTTTCTCTTTGGTTTCTTGCAAACAGATAATAGAGCACGCGGATTCTTCAATTTTATTAGATATGGCAGTCCATTTCTTAGGATCATTCAAACCTCTCCCATTCCAATTTAAAATATTCCAAGTTCTAGCCATTGTCCAAAAGGTAACATCTGGAATCAGCTGACATAGAGAAACTGCCCATCCTACTACTGCCCTTCACAGTGCTTTTACCAACCTTACAAGCATAGTGGCAGCAAGGGCCCAAAATAGAAAGTAGCATTTTATTACAGACCTAAAATAACTAAACAGAGCTAATATGATTCTTGAACTAGTGCTGGCTCTTGTTCAATTCTTTGGCAGCTGTGGCTCCCTCCTTTGCAGCAGCTTGTGTTCCTTTGGGCTTTTTATTcctagtgatcaacttctcttcatTGGTGTACAAAATGTTAACCTTGCATAAAGAGGAATTGAGATTTTTAACCACTATGGGAGGTAAAGTTGGTGGCTTGGCATGGCATGCAGGACAGTCTTTATCTTTACAAACTGCTTTCCTAAACCCCTTACTGAATTCTTGGAGCCTACAACCTCTCCTTACCTCAGTCTCTACCAGTGGCATTTTCTCCTTTCTTTTCCTGTTATGATGCAGTGCAGAGGTGGAGGAAGCCGAGGTTTCTTCTTGAGAGAGAACCTTGTCTGAGGGAGTGTTCTCCTACTCTGTCTTATCCTGTTGAATGTGACTTAGAGCACATGTAATAGTGTCAGGAGATTAGGAGGAATCAGGGATAACAAATGGAAAGGTTACTGAATTGTAAGCCCCTTTGTGAAATGATCTCCCATGCATTAGAAGTGATGAACTTTCTGGCCCATTCAAATTTGTCAACAGATAGCAATGTGACTGATAAAAAATTAACCCAGTCTGATGGTACCTGAATGATGGCCGTGCTGTCTTTCTTGGGGGCAAAATGTTTTTGCCAGATAAAGGCTCCTTCCTTTCCTAGCAGAGCCTCCTCCTTTGAGACTGCATTGATTTGTAGATCCACATGAGGAAGGTAAAGAGGGTGAGGGAAACCAGGAGGAGCAGTTGTATGAGAATTATTCTCACCATCTATATCAACTGACGCTCCCTGTTGAGTGTTTCTCATAGCAGACTGAGTTGTGTCAAGCATGGCATGCTGCAGTTCAAAGTATTGTATGAGCTACTCGTGGTTTCATTCTGGCTGATGGAACCAGGAATCACCTCCCTATTTTTCTAAAACTCTGTCTTGAGCAGTATTATAGAGGAATACTTTCTCCGTTCACGAATATAAGAAGTTCTATTTTTTTGTGAATCCCGTgcatatagacacattttagagcgTTTTTCACTCATTtcaatccgtatgtagtccatatcgaaatatttaaaacatcatatatttgtgaacagagggagtgTTTTTTAGGGATAGCAATAGTTCATTTTGAATTTTTGCTTCCCCGTTTTTTTTTCGCTAGTACCTCACGGTCATATATTTAGTTTAGAACAGGGATCTTTCTCATACTCTTGATGTATTGGTTAGAACAACTGTAGATGAATGGCGTAGATAAGAAGTAACAAAACCAGGTCAATAATTCATCTCTTATATGTCAATGTTCCTTTCTTCAGTTTTTTTTTTTTCATTTACATCGCCGACAGTCAGTTTTCACCAATCGGTTATCTGTACTTCTGTACACTGTATGATCCTAATCCTTATCCCTCACCGTCATTTCCAATCCCTGAAGAGCTATGATCCTAGGGTCCTACAACATCTTGTCAGTGTGGGGGTACAACACAACACTCGTCACAAGGCAACCAGCGGCGTCGCGCCTCTGCTGTCGAAGCTGGGGAGATTGTCGTCAAAGAGCTGCTCCATCCTGAATATCTTGTCAATCCCCAGGTCACTCGAGATCCTATCACAGAGCTGCAAAAATACATTCCAAGAAAGCAACATCATTAAGTCATTCACTCACTAACCACCAGCACTGAAGATGTGTGCAGTGAAGTTATGGCAGTGGCAAATCCAGTTGTTGTTAGCGCTCTTGTCTACCTGTCTGTACACTGCAGTGTCTCCATGGGACTTCCTAAGCTCAACAACATGCAGAGAGGGGCCGAGCTCAAACACCTGGGATAGAAAAGCAGCACCCCAGATGTTAGCAGCTGATCTCCATCGGTTACCGTTCCCATGCAGTTCACTGAAGAAAAGTGCAGCTCGCCAAATTATACCTCGGCACAGACTAAGAATGGCGAAGGGTTGTTCGGTCCATTGCAGTTGCCCGTTATTTTGAGCTGAAATATAACACGGAACATCATTTTCAGTTCCTTCAAAAGTAGTACTCAATCATGTGATGACGAAAAATCTCTACAATGTGATGATGAGAAGCTTGTGCTCACCTTGCTATGTGCTCTTTGAACGTGGAACCCCGACTGCGTTGCAGACACTTCAATCTTGTCGAACAAATCCTTCGGTGGAAGTGCTGATGTGAACCTGATCTTTCGCTGGGACACTCCCTGCAATAAGTCCAACTGGATGAGATGAGTTGTTCTATGAGGCCGCAGTGGCAGTATTCAGTGATCATCTTGATCTAAAACATCTTGAGAAACTATGCATATGATTTTTCTTCCCAGTTTTGCAGATTAAATCATTCTGATTACAGCAAGGGAGGCGCAGGAAAGAAATTACTGAAATATTTTTATACCTCTTCCTCAAAAAACCCTGAAAGATCGAGTGAAGATGCCATTCCGATCAGCTGAAAAGCGTTCATCTGACGAGTACTCTTGTCCCCAGGTGCTTCACTAATTTGCTTCAGGAtggaaaaaggaaacaaaaaatcaCCGATCAGCGGCTACAAATACGTAGTGTATTTGCCTATATTAGGACATAAATTGGTCTTCAGCATTATACAGTTTGTGTCATCTTGCCATACCTGTTTGACAGGCAGAATTGCACCAAGCCgtacatcttcatcatcgtcatcatatgGACCAACAGGAATATAGTCTTTCTGAAACCATTCGTGTAGTTTGATCTCTGCCATGTTAATCCTCTTCATCGGATTTGGTTCAAGAATCCTCTTAAGAAGGTTTTGTGCATCAGGCGAAAGCCACTCCgggatcttagcatcacccttgaaAATCTACATGCAACCAGATAACAGTAGTATTATTGGAATGGAATCACAGAATTATCAGAACAAAGCACCAGATATCACTTAAGTTTTTAGTTTTTTTAAATGAGTGTCTACCTTCTGATAAAGAACAACCATATTCCGGTCATCAAACGGAAGCTGGCCTACGAGCATTATGTAAAGAATTACTCCACAAGACCAGATATCCGACAGTGATCCGTCGTAACCTCTGTTCTGCAGAACCTGGATATATTTGGCACAAGAATTAGCAAATATACCGTAAAACAGATAACTGGTCCCAAGGTGGCTAGTCTTTTACCTCAGGCGCAATATAGTTGGGGCTACCACAGGTTGTATGCAGCAATCCATCCTTCTGAAAAGTTGCAGACCTTAAATTCAATGAAATGAAAATATCCTCGCAACAGAAAAATCAAGGAAAATTTTCTGCCATACCCCGAGATGTTGAGGTAAAGCACATAGACCAAAATCAGAGATCTTGATGTTGCCTTTGCGGTCAATAAGAACGTTTTCAGGCTGTAACATGTAGCAGTGGGATAAGTCAGGAGAACACAGAGTAATCAAGCATAATGCTATGATACATGAGAAATAATAAGGTTAGATAATTGTTTCCTCCAGATtcttcaaaagaaaagaaaagaaaacttcaGTCGTCGGTACCTTAAGGTCTCTGTGGTAGACACCCTTTCCGTGGCAATAGCTCACGCCATCAATTAGCTGCTGAAAAAGTCTTCTTCCTTCTCGTTCCGATAGTTTTCTCTTCATTGCCTTTTTCCAGGAAAAAAATCAACTCGAAGTGTTAGAACTGACCAATGTACCTGGCAGAGAATTTTGAAATGCAAAGCAAAGCTTTCAGATAGTTGAAAATAAAAGTTATACGGGCTTACAATCCTGTCAAACAGCTCTCCTCCATTGACAAACTCAAGCACCATGTAGATCTTTGTTTTGCTAGCAGCAACCTGAATCAAGATTTAAAAGAATTACATGATTAGTAATACGACACTGATGTATGTTACTTAAACGGACCATGTCGACGAATTCATATGCTCATGTGCACCACAAGAGACCCAAAGAAATTCTGTCTCTCATCAGAAAACAAAGAAGATTATGGCATAGTCATAAAGATAAGGACGGGACACCAACTGGTTGGCATTATTGGATATACTTGACGGTTACACATGCGATCCAAATCAAGCATTAATCTTAAAATGGAGCTGAATCTGTGCCTCCAACTCCACGTGCTGCTACAGGTCTTGTGGTCTAAGTGCAACGCGCTACGTATAGACTAGTAGCGCATACTAATATCCAATGCAATCCCTACAGGCTACAATTATTGATAAGTGCTGTGAATGTATGAAAACATATATATAGACAAATATTATGACGGTGCTTGCAATCCCCACGTTCTTTATTGAAGGAATTTCTGGTTGATAGTTGCAGCTCTGGCGTGCCCGGATGTACAGATACGTTCTCACCGGCCCGAGTGCAAGCCTCCCGCAACCGTCGAGTTGACAGAACATTCTGCTTATAGTACTACCCCATAAAAGACCAACGGGCTCTTCTCTTCCCCCCTCCGGCCTCAATTTTTTAAATCATTGCAGCACGATTCTTCCCGGTCATCAAGATGGTCAATGTTTTGTAGCCCAGTTCGACATGGTC encodes:
- the LOC119323761 gene encoding CBL-interacting protein kinase 17-like yields the protein MVATGDAEGAAAGCRARAALLGAYELGRTLGEGSFGKVKHARHRATGDHFAVKILDRGRVLSLRGADDQVRREIATLTMLAHPNVVRLHEVAASKTKIYMVLEFVNGGELFDRIAMKRKLSEREGRRLFQQLIDGVSYCHGKGVYHRDLKPENVLIDRKGNIKISDFGLCALPQHLGKDGLLHTTCGSPNYIAPEVLQNRGYDGSLSDIWSCGVILYIMLVGQLPFDDRNMVVLYQKIFKGDAKIPEWLSPDAQNLLKRILEPNPMKRINMAEIKLHEWFQKDYIPVGPYDDDDEDVRLGAILPVKQQISEAPGDKSTRQMNAFQLIGMASSLDLSGFFEEEGVSQRKIRFTSALPPKDLFDKIEVSATQSGFHVQRAHSKLKITGNCNGPNNPSPFLVCAEVFELGPSLHVVELRKSHGDTAVYRQLCDRISSDLGIDKIFRMEQLFDDNLPSFDSRGATPLVAL